Within the Corallococcus exiguus genome, the region TTGCTCGTGGCCCTGCACTTCTCCGGCTCCACGCCCGCGTTCTGGGATGAGCCCATCCAGTCACTGGGCGTCCCCGTGCGCACGCTGCTGCCCCAGGGCCCAAGGCCCCGCCGCGACGGCTTCACGTGGTTCCAGGCGGACCACGAGGAGAAGACGTGGGAGGGGAAGACGGAGGACGTGGAGCGCATGGCGGAGCGGCTCGCGGAGTTGATCCGCGAGGTCCGTGCGGCGCACCCGGAGCTCCGCCGCGTCGTGGTGACGGGGTTCTCCTACGGGGGAGACCTGGCGTGGATGCTGGCCATCCGGCACCCGGAGCTGGTGGACGCGGCGGTGCCCATGGGGACGCGGCTGCTGGGCGACCCGGTCCAGGGGCAGCCTGTGTCGCGGAAGGTGCGGGTGCTCCAGGGAGAACAGGACGCCATCATCCCCGTGCAGCACACGCGCGAGCGGGTCGCGGAGCTGAGGGGCCGGGGCGTCCCCATCGACCTGCGGACCTACCCGGACCTGGGCCACGACGTGTCGCCCGCGTTGCTCGAGGACTGGCGCGCGTTCCTGCGCCAGTCGTTGCAGGGGCAGACGGACTGAAGCCGTGGCGGCTCAGCGCCGACGCTTGGGCGGCGTGCGGCCGCGCTTCGCCGCTTGCTTGCGCACAGGCTTCCGCACGGGGGCGGCCGGCTGCGCGTTCAGCGTGAACGTCTCCAGCTTCTCGCGCAGGGTGCGCGTCTCCTGCTTGAGCGCGTCCAGCTCCTCGCGCAGCGACGCGACTTCACGGGCCTGGGGCGCGCCTTCGCGCAGGGTGCGCACGGCTTCGCGGGCGTAGCGGCGGGTGCGCGGGTCGCTGAAGGTCGTGCCCTCCAGCGCGGGCAGCAGGCGACGGTCGCCCAGCGTGGAGGCCGCGTCGCAGACCGCCAGTTGCACGCGGAACTGCGGGTCGCGCAAGAGCTGCGCGAACAGGTCCACCGCTTCGCGCTTGCGGTTCGCCACCTCCGCCAGCTTCGCCACGGTGCTCACGGCCGCGCGGCGCAGGAACGCGGGCTGGCCGTACGCGGTGCGTGCCACGGCCACCGGGAACGCGGCGGGGTCCTGCGTCTCCGCGAGCCCGTCCATCGCGCTCGCGCCGATGACGTCCTGGAATGAAGGCCTCGCGGTGGCGGCCTCCAGCAGGGGCAGCGCATCCGGCGCGCGCACGCGTCCCAGTGCCCGTGCGGCCTCCGCCTCCACGAAGTAGCTGGCGTCACCGGCCTCCAGCACCGAGCGCAGCCTCCCGGCCGCCTCCACGTCGTGGCGGAACTCGCCCAGCGCGGCGACGACGGCGCGGCGCACGCGCGGGTGCTCGGTGGCGACCGCGTCCAGCAGCAGCGCGCGGGCCTCCGGCGTGCGGATGCGGCCCAGCGCCTTCGCGCATGCGGCGCGAGTGGCCCAGAACCGCTTCGCGTCCTTCAGCGCGCGGCCCAGCGCCTCCACCGACCGCAGGCCTCCGTCCTTCCCCAGCGCGTGCGCGGCCTCCGTGCGTGCGCGGGCCTCAGGGGCATTGGCCAGCTCCTCGCGCCACAGCCCCACGGCCTTGTCCACGTCCAGCGTGCCCAGCACGTCGCGGCGCGGATCCACGCGCACCTGCGTGGGCGCGGCGGGGCAGGGCAGGTGGAAGCGGTGCTCCGCGTCCGTGAGCTCCAACCGGTGGCGTGTGTCCTCGCCGTTCACCGTGACGGCCACCTCCAGCGGGAGGCGGAAGACAGGCGTGCCCGAATCCGTGCGCTGCGTCTGGCGCACGGTGATGCGCAGGCGCGCGTCGTCCGCCTCGTAGCGGACCTCCACCTTCAGCTCCGGGTGGCCGGGGGAGAAGACGTACTGGTCGAAGACGGGGTCCAGGTTGTGGCCGGTGGCCGCCTCGAAGGCGCGCGCCAGGTCCACCGTCTCCACCACGCCGTGGCGGTGGGACGCGACGTAGTGGCGCAGGGCGCGCATGAAGAGGTCATCCCCCACGCGGCGGCGCAGCTCGTGGAGCACCAGCCCGCCCTTCTCGTAGAGGTGGCGGTCGAACAGGTCCATGGGCGCCTGGAACTTCCGGGCGACGATGGCGCGCGCGTAGCGCTCGCGCGTCTCGGAGAGGTAGGCCTCCAGGTCGAGCGCCCGGTGGTGGTCGGCCTCGTCCCGGTTGTCGCCGCGCTCCTTCCAGAGCACCTCGAAGTAGGTGGCGAAGCCCTCGTTGAGCCAGCCGTGGGGCCAGTCGCGGCAGGTGAGCAGGTTGCCGAACCACTGGTGAGCCAGCTCGTGGGAGATGAGCGGCTCGGCGTTGTAGTCCAGGTGTGCCCGCGCGTCGTGCAGCACGGTGTCCACCAGCGTGGTGGCGGTGGTGTGCTCCATGCCGCCCAGGATGAACTCCGTGACGAACACCTGCGCGTAGCCGCTCCACGGGAAGGGCTCACCGGTGATGGACTCGTACGCGGAAATCATCTTCGGCGTGCGCGCCACGCACCGGAGCGCGTCCTCGCGGCGCCCCTTGGGGAACAGGTAGCGCAGCGGCGTGGTGCCGGCGGTGTCGGTGGCCTCGTCGAACTCGCCCACCACCAGCGTGACGAGGTAGGGCGCGTGCGGCTGCGCCATGCGGTGGTGCTGGGTGCGCCGCTCGCCGGTGGTGACGTCGCTGACGAGCACGCCATTGGACAGCGACGTCATGTGCGCCGGGAAGGTGGCGATGACCTCCGACGTGGCCTTCTGCGCGGGCGTGTCCAGGCAGGGGAACCAGCAGCGCGCGTCGATGTCCTGGCCCTGCGTCCACGCCTGGAGCGGACGGTCGGGGTAGCCCGCGTCGGGGCCCCAGAAGTAGAGGCCGCGGCGGGGGCGGGCGCGGTACGTGAGCGCGATGTCGCACGCCTGGCCCGCGTCGAGCGCGCGAGGCAGCTCCACGCGCACGTGCGCGCCGGAGTTGGAGAAGGTGACGGAGCGGCCGTCGACGCGAGCCTCGGTGACGTCCAGGTCCACGGCGTCGAAGGTGACGGTGGAAACGGTGCGGACGGCGGACACGCGGGTGGTGCAGGTGCCGGCCAGGGCGCGCTGGGCGAAGTCCAGGTCCAGCTCGATGCGCACGTGCTCGGCGCGCACGGGCCGGGGCGCGGCGTAGTGCTCGGTGGCGCCGGGCAGGCTGAACGGATGCGGGTCGGAGGACCCGGCGGCGGCGGGGGCGTGGCGGTGGCAGCAGCGCATAGGGGAGGGTGACTCTTTCGCAAGCCCGCCCCCGGGTCGAGCCGCTTCGAACCGGGTCTTGTCGGAATTCCTGGGGCCGGGCCCGACAGGTTGGGAGGGGAACGGGTGGGGGCCGGGGCGCGAAGGGCCTAAGATGGGAGGACCGTGCAGGCCGTTCTCTACTTCTCCGACAAGCAGGTCCGCGAGAAGCTCTTCTCGTTCGTGGACGCGGCGCAGGGGCTGCTGCTGGTGGCGGGGGTGCGCCACGGCGCGGTGATGACGCGTCCGCCGCAGGCGCGCGAGCCCTTCGCGGCGCTGGAGGACCTGTTCGGGCACGTGCTGTCGCAGGTCGTCGTGGCGGACGAAGGCACCACGGAAGGCATGTGGAGGGATCCGCTGGGGGACCTGGGCGACCGGCTCTACCCGGAGGACAAGAAGCGCGCCTACGCGGCATCCACGGGCTACGTGCTGCTGGAGGACGGCAAGCCGCGCGCGGTGGTGCGCAAGCACGCCAGTCCCGCGGAAGACCTGTGGTTCCTCCAGGAGGCACTGAGCCGCCTGTCTCACAGCATCCCCGCGCCCGACCCGGAGAAGCGCCCCGGCCACCGCCGCCCGGAGCCCGCGCCCAAGGCTCCGCCGCGCTACGGCCCCGCGAGTGACAGCGGAGCGCCGGAGGAACCCGCCGATCCCTGGCGCCGCTCCAGCGCCCGAGGTGACGCGTCCTCGCGAGGCAATGCGGGGGCCCGCCCGGGTTCGGGCAGGGCTCGCGAGTGGCAGGCCGACGGACCCACGCCCCCGCGGGGCAGCCGTGCCGTAGCGCCCGAGCCCGAGACGAAGGACCCCTGGACGGTGCTGGGCATCGAGCGGGGGACCCCCAGGGACGAGGCGCGCAAGGCGTTCCGCACGCTCATCGCGCAATACCACCCGGACAAGGTGGCCCACCTGGCGCCGGAGTTCCACGCGCTCGCCGAGCGCAAGACGCGCGAAATCCTGGACGCGTGGGAGGCGCTGGAGCGCGACGCGGGTTAGTGCACCGTGCGGCGCGGCTTCGTTCGCGAGGGGCGCTTCAGCCGGGCCTCCAGGTAGTCCTTCAACACCGTGGCGTTGTTGTGCTCGGTGTCACGGGCACCGTGGAGCAGCGTGATGCGGCCGTGGCGTGCGGCCTCGAGCAGCGGCTCCCAGGCGTCGGGGTGCGCGTCCAGTTCGCGGATGTACCGGGACCGGAACTCGTCAAAGCGCTCCACGTGGTGGCCATACCACTGCCGCAGCTCCGTGCTGGGCGCCACCTCCCGGAGCCAGCCGTCCAGGTGGAGGTCCGCCTTCTTGCGCCCCCGTGGCCACAGCCGGTCCACCAGGAAGCGGGTCCCCGCCCGAGGGTCCGAGCCGTGCTCGTCATAAACGCGCTGGAGTCGAATCATCGTCGCGAGCCTCCGAAAGGACACGCTGCCCACGCGAGGCGCGCGCGGGGAGTACCCGGCGGGGACGCGGCGGCCCGCTTCTCAGGTCACCAGCGCGGGCGCCGGAGTATCCAGCCGGAAGCGCGCGATGAGCGGCACGTGGTCGGACAGGCCGTGGAAGCGGCTGGTCAGGTCTCCGAAGGGCCGCGTCTCCGTCGTGTCCAGCCAGCTCACGCCGCCACCGGAGAACAGGTGGTCCAGGTGCATGCGCATGTGCATGAAGCCCGCGGTGGGGAAGGCTCGGGACAGGGTCGGGTTGATCTGCCCCACCGACGCCTGCGCGCACGTCAGGTGCGCATCCCCCGTGAGATAGCGGAACACCGGCGACGACGGCGGCGAGTTGAAGTCCCCGCACACCACGAACGGCTCCTCCTTCGCGTGCAGCCCGATGAAGCCCGTGAGCTTCTTCGCCTCGTGGAGCTGGTTGACGCCGCAGCCCATCTTGTCGCGCGTGGCCCAGAACTCGCGGGCGAACGGCGTGGGCAGGCTCAGGTGCGTGTTGAAGATGTGGAACGCGCGCTGATCCGCGCGGCGCAAGACGCGCATGTGCGCGCAGATGCGGCTCTGCTTGCGTTCCTTGAGGCCCTGCACGTGGTGGTGCGTGATGTGCTCCGGCGCCTCCACGTTGTGCCGGTCCACCTGGAGCGTGCGCGTGTTGACGAGCATCGCCAGCCCCGTCGTGTACAGCGACAGCTCACCCACCTTGTAGTGGTGCGCGCGGAAGTAGAACGCCTCGTAGGGCATCTCCCTCCCCTGGAGGGCGAACGTCTCCTCCACGCGTTCCATGAAGGCTTCCAGCTGCGTCTCACCCGGGCGGGTGGGCCGGTGGACGATGTTGCTGCGCAGCGAGGAGGTCTCCACCTCCTGGAGGCAGACGATGTCCGGCAGCGGGTCCAGGGTGGCCAATGCGGCCGCCACCCGGCGCTTGGGCCCCACGGTGCTCGCGAGCCCCCTCAGCATGTGGCCGAAGTAGCGGACGTTGTACGTGACGATGCGCAGCGCTGACGGCTCCATGGTCCGGTCGCTACCTCCCCATGCCTCGCGTTGAAAAATGGGAAGCCCTGGCACGAACGTCCAGGCCTCCCCGCTCTCTTCACGATGGGATGCGCCAGCACCAGCCGCGATGTGCTTGCAGGCGGACAAAGTGCCCGCCCGCTTGCCTGCTCAGGGAGCCGGGGCGATGCACTCGTCGAAGAAGTCCTGCACCTGCTGTGTCCAGCGGGTCAGGGGCTTCCATTCCTTGGGGATGTTCGACCGCCATTCCAGCCGGAGCGAGTGAGAGAAGAACGAATGCTCGATGCCGAACTTCACGCCATCCATAGACAGGCCGCGGAGCGGGAATGACAGCGGTGGGATGACGACGCTCGCAGCGGCATCCTCGAAGGCGTGCCAGCGCTCGCCATCCACGTCCGCGTCGGTGACCTGGATGCGGGAGGGGACGCTTCGTAGGAACGCCTCCGGGTCAGCCGCTTTGACGAGGTCTTCCCGCTCCTGGCCGTGGTTCCAGACCACACGGCGCAGTCGGAGGTACTCGAAGTGTCCTCGGTACTTTTTCTCCAGGAGCCAGACCCGGTAGTGATCGAACGAGGGGTAGTACCAGGTCCGAAGCACGGCCCTGCCGGGGTCCAGTTCCGGCGCCAGCCGCTCCGGCGCTGCCAGCGCGGCATTGGACAGTTCCATGAGCCGAAGCTCGAACTTGGAGACCCTGTATTCCTCGGCAGTCATCCGCGTTCCTTCCTGGCGTCAGACTGCGGGCTTCACCCGCACCATCGTGTCCAGCAGGTGCTCCAGCGCGCGGTCCGGGTCGTCACACAGGCCCGCGTGCACGGGGCCCGTCTGGAGCATCGTGCTGCGCGGCGCCACCAGCCAGTGCCAGCGCTCCTTCTGCGGCAGCCGTCCAATGGGCCCCGCGTCCTTCCCGCCCACGCACACGCGGCGGAAGCTCTCCAGGTGGCCGCTGAGCAGCTCCACGTCCGCGTCCGGTGACAGCGCCTTCAGCCGCGCCACGTCCAGCTCCACGCGCGCGCCCAGGAAGCGGTGCTGCACACAGAAGAGGACGACACCCACGTTGATGAACTCCTCGCGCTCCACGCGAGGCACCAGCCGGATGATGGCGTAGTCAAACGAGCTGGGCGTGGGCACGCGTCGCCTCCTCGATGAACCCCGGCGCCGCTTCCAGCCTGCGCATCAGCCACGTCACGTACGCCGCGCGGTGCTCCGACGTGGACGCGAACGCGGGCTCCTGGCCCAGCCACGCCTCCGGAATGGACCCCACGATGCGCTCCACCACCTCCCGCGTCACGCGCTCGCGCAGCAGGTCCCCGGCCTCCGCCAGCCCGTGCGCCCACGGCAGCAGCACGTGGTCCTTGATGGGCGCGAAGCGCGTCTGGCTGCGCTCCTCCCATCCGTCCCACGAGTGGTGGAAGTACATCGCCGCCCCGTGGTCGATGAGCCAGAGGTTGCGGTGCCACACCAGGAGGTTGGGGTTCTTCGGCGTGCGGTCCACGTTCGTCACGAACGCGTCGAACGCCACGATGGCGGACGCCACCTGCGCCTCCGGCACCGGCACCGCCAGCGGGTCGAACGTCACCGAGCGCGGCAGGTAGTCCAGCGCCAGGTTCAACCCCGCGCTCGACTTGAGCAGCTCGCGGATTTCACTGTCCGGCTCGTTGCGCCCCAGTGACACGTCCAGCTCCACGAACACCAGCTCCGGAACGCGCAGGCCCAGCACGCGAGCAATCTCTCCCGCCAACAGCTCCGCGATGAGCGCCTTGGCCCCCTGGCCCGCCCCACGGAACTTCACGACATAGAGCCCCGCGTCGTTCGCCTCCACGATGGCGGGCAGCGAGCCCCCTTCGCGCAAGGGCGTCACATAGCGCGTGGCGGTGACCGTCCTGAGCATCACTCGTCCTCGACAGTTCCCGGGCACTCCGGGGGTGGCGGCTGTACCACGGCCCTGCCCGCCGGGGAACACGCCACACCCCCACCCACCTTCCCCGCGCACCGCCGATTCAGTTGCGTGCAATTAAATTGTGCACTACATATTCTCCATGTCGACGGATGACTTCCTCCGGCTGGACCTGCAGCTGTGCTTCCCGCTCTACGCGGCGTCGCGCGCGATGGTGCAGGCCTACACGCCGCTGCTGGCGAAGCTGGGGCTCACCTATCCGCAGTACCTGGTGATGCTGGTGCTCTGGGAGACGGACGGGGTGTCGGTGAAGGAGCTGGGGGAGAAGCTGTACCTGGACTCGGGGACGCTCACGCCGCTGCTCAAGCGGCTGGAGACGCAGGGTTTCGTGCGCCGCGAGCGTTCCACGGAGGACGCGCGGTCGGTGATGGTGTCGCTGACCGCGCAGGGAAAGGCCCTGCGCCGCAAGGCCGCATCCATCCCGGAGGCCATCGTCTGCCGCACCGGTTTGACGCTGGAGGAGCTGTCGCGGCTGCGCCGGGACATCCAGCGGCTGTTCGAAAAGGTTTCCTCACGCAGCGCTTGAGACACACGCGGTTTCCAACCACGACGTCACGAAGGAGCAACACCATGGCCCCGGTCCAGATCTCGCCGCTCTACTCCACCACCGCCATCACGCACGGCGGCCGCAACGGCAAGCTGCTCTTGGAGAACAGCCCGCTGGACGGCCTGGAGCTGGCCATGCCGAAGCAGCTGGGCGGCTCCGGCAAGGAGTCGGCCACCAACCCCGAGCAGCTCTTCGCCGCGGGCTTCTCCTCCTGCTTCGAGAGCGCGCTGCGTCTGGTCGCGGGCAAGGCCGGCAAGAAGCTGGATGAGAAGGCCGGCGTGAAGGCCACCGTCACCATCGGCAAGACGCCGGACGGCGGCTTCGGCCTGGCGGTGGAGCTCACGGGCATCCTCCCGGGCGTCCCCCGCGAGGAGGCGCAGAAGCTGATGGAGGCGGCCCACCAGGTGTGCCCGTACTCCAACGCCACGCGCGGCAACATCGAGGTGAAGGTCTCCGTCGCGGAGTAGTCCTTCACGGCTGGCGGAGGCAGGGCTAGACCTTGCCTGCCTCCACGACGCGCACCGTCTCCGCGCCGTCGAAGCGCGCCTCGAAGATGGGCAGCCCCTTGGCCAGGCTCTTGAGCGTGTGGCCCAGCTGCGTGGCGGCGAGGGCGTTCATCTCCGTGCGCAGCGGCTCCACCTGGTGCGGCTCCACCTTCACCCACTTGGGCAGGCGCTGGAAGAACTCCACGTAGTGGTCGCGGTGCTTCGCCGCCACCTGCGGGTGCGCGACGAACACCTGCTTGGGCCCCACGGACGGAGACACCAGCGGGATGGGCGCCATGTCCCAGAGTTCCTCCTCCACGAACACCGTCAACACCGCCGCTTCATCGTGCTCGCCGGAGAGCGTGACGAACTCCAGCTCCGGAACGCCCTGCCAGCGCAGGTCGTGGAACGCGCACAGGAACGAGCGCACCAGGTCCGGCCGCACGCCGTAGTCCTGGGGCCGCGTGAGCATCAGCTTCAGGTGGCCGCAGCCCATGTGCGCGGGCTCCAGCAGCTGCTCCATCACCACGGGGCGCGCGTCCACGGGCGGGTGGTCCACGAACGCATGCCAGC harbors:
- a CDS encoding alpha/beta hydrolase yields the protein MRESRTAAVLLAVSLLGMACASTRSTPSAAQSPLVYKSEAVGAPKPEALLVALHFSGSTPAFWDEPIQSLGVPVRTLLPQGPRPRRDGFTWFQADHEEKTWEGKTEDVERMAERLAELIREVRAAHPELRRVVVTGFSYGGDLAWMLAIRHPELVDAAVPMGTRLLGDPVQGQPVSRKVRVLQGEQDAIIPVQHTRERVAELRGRGVPIDLRTYPDLGHDVSPALLEDWRAFLRQSLQGQTD
- a CDS encoding M1 family aminopeptidase; the encoded protein is MRCCHRHAPAAAGSSDPHPFSLPGATEHYAAPRPVRAEHVRIELDLDFAQRALAGTCTTRVSAVRTVSTVTFDAVDLDVTEARVDGRSVTFSNSGAHVRVELPRALDAGQACDIALTYRARPRRGLYFWGPDAGYPDRPLQAWTQGQDIDARCWFPCLDTPAQKATSEVIATFPAHMTSLSNGVLVSDVTTGERRTQHHRMAQPHAPYLVTLVVGEFDEATDTAGTTPLRYLFPKGRREDALRCVARTPKMISAYESITGEPFPWSGYAQVFVTEFILGGMEHTTATTLVDTVLHDARAHLDYNAEPLISHELAHQWFGNLLTCRDWPHGWLNEGFATYFEVLWKERGDNRDEADHHRALDLEAYLSETRERYARAIVARKFQAPMDLFDRHLYEKGGLVLHELRRRVGDDLFMRALRHYVASHRHGVVETVDLARAFEAATGHNLDPVFDQYVFSPGHPELKVEVRYEADDARLRITVRQTQRTDSGTPVFRLPLEVAVTVNGEDTRHRLELTDAEHRFHLPCPAAPTQVRVDPRRDVLGTLDVDKAVGLWREELANAPEARARTEAAHALGKDGGLRSVEALGRALKDAKRFWATRAACAKALGRIRTPEARALLLDAVATEHPRVRRAVVAALGEFRHDVEAAGRLRSVLEAGDASYFVEAEAARALGRVRAPDALPLLEAATARPSFQDVIGASAMDGLAETQDPAAFPVAVARTAYGQPAFLRRAAVSTVAKLAEVANRKREAVDLFAQLLRDPQFRVQLAVCDAASTLGDRRLLPALEGTTFSDPRTRRYAREAVRTLREGAPQAREVASLREELDALKQETRTLREKLETFTLNAQPAAPVRKPVRKQAAKRGRTPPKRRR
- a CDS encoding J domain-containing protein, with the protein product MQAVLYFSDKQVREKLFSFVDAAQGLLLVAGVRHGAVMTRPPQAREPFAALEDLFGHVLSQVVVADEGTTEGMWRDPLGDLGDRLYPEDKKRAYAASTGYVLLEDGKPRAVVRKHASPAEDLWFLQEALSRLSHSIPAPDPEKRPGHRRPEPAPKAPPRYGPASDSGAPEEPADPWRRSSARGDASSRGNAGARPGSGRAREWQADGPTPPRGSRAVAPEPETKDPWTVLGIERGTPRDEARKAFRTLIAQYHPDKVAHLAPEFHALAERKTREILDAWEALERDAG
- a CDS encoding DUF488 domain-containing protein, which encodes MIRLQRVYDEHGSDPRAGTRFLVDRLWPRGRKKADLHLDGWLREVAPSTELRQWYGHHVERFDEFRSRYIRELDAHPDAWEPLLEAARHGRITLLHGARDTEHNNATVLKDYLEARLKRPSRTKPRRTVH
- a CDS encoding endonuclease/exonuclease/phosphatase family protein, producing the protein MEPSALRIVTYNVRYFGHMLRGLASTVGPKRRVAAALATLDPLPDIVCLQEVETSSLRSNIVHRPTRPGETQLEAFMERVEETFALQGREMPYEAFYFRAHHYKVGELSLYTTGLAMLVNTRTLQVDRHNVEAPEHITHHHVQGLKERKQSRICAHMRVLRRADQRAFHIFNTHLSLPTPFAREFWATRDKMGCGVNQLHEAKKLTGFIGLHAKEEPFVVCGDFNSPPSSPVFRYLTGDAHLTCAQASVGQINPTLSRAFPTAGFMHMRMHLDHLFSGGGVSWLDTTETRPFGDLTSRFHGLSDHVPLIARFRLDTPAPALVT
- a CDS encoding DUF3037 domain-containing protein, which encodes MPTPSSFDYAIIRLVPRVEREEFINVGVVLFCVQHRFLGARVELDVARLKALSPDADVELLSGHLESFRRVCVGGKDAGPIGRLPQKERWHWLVAPRSTMLQTGPVHAGLCDDPDRALEHLLDTMVRVKPAV
- a CDS encoding HipA family kinase encodes the protein MLRTVTATRYVTPLREGGSLPAIVEANDAGLYVVKFRGAGQGAKALIAELLAGEIARVLGLRVPELVFVELDVSLGRNEPDSEIRELLKSSAGLNLALDYLPRSVTFDPLAVPVPEAQVASAIVAFDAFVTNVDRTPKNPNLLVWHRNLWLIDHGAAMYFHHSWDGWEERSQTRFAPIKDHVLLPWAHGLAEAGDLLRERVTREVVERIVGSIPEAWLGQEPAFASTSEHRAAYVTWLMRRLEAAPGFIEEATRAHAQLV
- a CDS encoding MarR family winged helix-turn-helix transcriptional regulator — encoded protein: MSTDDFLRLDLQLCFPLYAASRAMVQAYTPLLAKLGLTYPQYLVMLVLWETDGVSVKELGEKLYLDSGTLTPLLKRLETQGFVRRERSTEDARSVMVSLTAQGKALRRKAASIPEAIVCRTGLTLEELSRLRRDIQRLFEKVSSRSA
- a CDS encoding organic hydroperoxide resistance protein, which codes for MAPVQISPLYSTTAITHGGRNGKLLLENSPLDGLELAMPKQLGGSGKESATNPEQLFAAGFSSCFESALRLVAGKAGKKLDEKAGVKATVTIGKTPDGGFGLAVELTGILPGVPREEAQKLMEAAHQVCPYSNATRGNIEVKVSVAE